Sequence from the Blastocatellia bacterium genome:
CTCACAGGCGAGCCCGCAAGCACGCGGCGCGGCGCGGTGGCGCGCATCAATTCAACGTCGCCGTCGAGCGCCAGCGGCCCGAGGCCGACGGTAAAGACCGGCAGGCCGCGCGCCCGCAGGCCGGCGAGCGTCGAGGCGAGATTCTGCGCCGTGTCGGCTTCACCGTTCGACGCGCCGTCGCTGATTAAGACGATGCCGGCGAGCGGCAGGCCCGCGGCTTCGCGCTCGGCTTGCTCGATGGCCGCACTGATGTTGGTCTGTTCGCCGGTGCCGCTCAGCTCTGCCGCGGACTGCACGCGCTCGGCTGACGAAGAGAATTTGAACGGCCGCACCTTGAAGCGTTCCGATAGCCGCCCGAGAAAGCGGCTGTCCGCCGTCATCAACTGTTTGAGGGCATCGAGCCGTGTGCGCCCACCTTCGTCAATCAGGTTCATGCTCGCCGAGTCATCCATCAGCACGGTGACGTAACTCGACTGCGGCACCACCGAAGGGACGACGATGACCGGGCGCATCAGGCAAAAGAGAATGACGACGAGCAAAGCCAGCCGCAGCGCGATCAACGCGGCGCGCCAGTTCGCCGGTAATTTCAAAGACGCCCCGGCATAAAGGTAATAGAGCAATGCCGCCAACACTGCCAGCAACACGACGACCGCCCACACAGACGGTCGCGCGCCGAAAGCAAATTGACTCTTGGCGAAAATGGTCTCGCGGTATTTAAACAGAAAGCTGACAAGCTGTTCCAAACAACCTACCCCCTCGCCGGTACGCGCCTGTCCCTGCGATGTGAGTGCTTGGCACATATTCTACTGGCTCATGCGAAAAGGCGCAAAACCGAATTTGCCGGCGGCGGGACGCGGCCCCACCCGTCCCGCCGCCGCGGCGCACATCGAGGCGAAAGGCGCTTGGCGGGCTACTTGACTTGGCGCCCCGGCAGGAACTAAGATGAGCGCGCTTTTCTTCGCTACCAACAAGTAGTCTGATCGGGCAGGATGGCGATCACACAAACAACCACTAAAAAACACACACAATCATCTGGAGGATCCTGAGAACCATGAAAAAGCATCCCCGTACTGGAACGCTGCTCGGTGCAGTCCTGGCCTTGATAGCAACAACATTTCTGATTTCACCTTATGGCCGCATGACGGCCAATGTCAGCCGACCGCAAGAGACGGTGCAGGTCGGCGTCCATCTGTTGCCCGCCGCAACCAGGAATGGCAAGCACGCAAAGCGTGCCAATGAGGTCCAGCTCGCCATCATGAGCACGCCGGATTTTGACGCGGCTGAAATCGACCTCGCTTCGATTGTGTTCGCAGGGGCGATGGTTTCGACGGACGCCGCCGGCAACTTTAAAACGCGCCTCACGGACGTTGACGGCGACGGCCTCGCCGATCTGGTGGTGACGCTCGCCCGCAGCGCCTTGCAGGTCGGCCCGGAGCCAACGAAGGTGACCTTCAATGCGCAAACCAGGAGCGGCAGGTCGTTGGTCGGCGGCGACTGCGCCCGGGCATCGGGCGAGCCTTGCGGCGGCGGTATCATCAGCCGGCAGGGAGAAGCCGACTCGCGCGTCGCGTTGAACACGAAGGTCATTAATGGGGGAACTACCATTGTGTCGGCAGGCGCGACCCTGGTGAGCGAAAGCTGCACCCCGGCCAATGGCGCGATTGATCCTAACGAAACGGTCACCGTCAGCTTGTGCATCCGGAACTCCGGCGGCGCCAGCACAACGAGCGCCCTCACCGGCACGCTGCAAGCGACCGGCGGCGTCACCAGCCCGAGCGGCCCGCAGAACTACGGCGCCATCGCGCCAAGTTCGATAGTCTGCCGCAACTTCACCTTCACCGCCAATGGTTCCTGCGGCGGCACCCTGACGGCGTCGCTTCAATTACAGGACGGCGCGACGAATTATGGCACGCTCACTTACACGTTCACGCTGGGCGTGCAGAACGTGGTCTTGACAGAGAACTTCGACGGCGTAAGCGCGCCCGCCCTGCCCGCGGGTTGGACGGCGTCGCAAGGCACGAATCTTACCGGCGCTCCGCCGTGGCAGACCTCCACGACGTCGCCGGACACGGCACCCAACGACGCCTTCTCGCCGTCCCCGAATAACGTCCTCGACAATCGCCTCGACAGCCCATCGATCTCTATCACGACGGCTGCGGCGCAGTTGACCTTTAGGAATTTCTTCGACTTGAACGATAGCGGCGGCGGCTTTGACGGCGGCGTGCTGGAAGTCTCGACAGACGGCGGCGCCACCTGGGCTGACATCACCAGCGCAGGCATCGGCGGCAGCTTCGTCCAGAATGGTTATAACCGCACGATCAGTGTGAACTTCGCCTCGCCGATTGCAGGCCGCCAGGCCTGGTCGGGAACCTCTGGAGGTTATGTCACAACGATTGCCAACCTCGGCGCCAACCTCGCCGGTAAGACCATCAAACTGCGCTGGCGAGAAGCTTCCGATAATAGCGTCGTCGCCAACGGCTGGCGGGTGGATACCATTTCGATCACCGATGGCTTCACCTGCTGCACAGCGCCAGCTTGCACGATCACCTGCCCGGCGAACATCACTCAATCGAACGACCCGAACCAGTGCGGCGCGGTGGTCAATTACCCGGCCCCGACCGCCAGCGGCTGCGGCACGGTGACCTGCTCGCCGGCTTCGGGTTCGTTCTTCCCGAAAGGCACCACCACCGTCACCTGCACGACGGCTGGCCCAAGCTGCTCGTTCACCATCACGGTAAACGACACCCAGCCGCCGACGATTACCTGCCCGGCCAATCAAACGGCGGTGACCGCGCAGACGTGTCCTTTCACCAATGCCGCGACCGTTACCTTCCCGTCACCAACCGCCTCGGACAATTGCCCCAGCGTCACTGTGGCCTGCACGCCGCCTTCGGGCTCGACCTTCGCCCTGGGGACCACCACCGTCACCTGCACGGCGACCGATACTTCGGGCAACACCGCCACATGCAGCTTCACCGTCACAGTCTTCAGCGGCTGCCTGCAAGACGACGCCAACCCCGGCAACGTCGTCTTGTTCAATTTGGCGACGGGCGATTATCGCTACTGCTGCAATGGCACGGCCTTCACGGGCCGCGGCAAGGTGTCAATCAGAGGCTGTATCGTGCAGATCGATCAAAGCGCCACAGACCGGCGCGTGCAGATCAAGGCGGACTTCGCAGCCAAGACCGGCACGGCGTCGCTGCAAATCCCTGTGGGCACAATCCGCTGCACGATCAGTGACCGCAATACGACCAACAACACCTGCGCCTGTGGCAGCGGCGGCGGGGCGTAGCCGCCAACCCGCTCATGCAACCTGAGTAAGCATAGGGGCGCACGCTCCCCTCAACCGGGCGGGCTGCCAGCAGCAGCCCGCTCTTTTAATTGGCCGCACCGCTGAAGGCATTAAAATGTTCTGCAAGGCGCGGCATTAGACTCACCGAAACGTCATCCGGACGCTTCGGCGAATCTTTCGGTGGAAAACCGGAAGCGCAAGCCATGAAGAAAGCACGGAAACCGGCCTCAGCAAACCGCGACCACAAAGCCATGCTCGACAACGCCATCCTTTGGGTGTGTGTCGCGGTCGTTGTGCTGGTTCCTCTGGCGTTCGCCGTGGCGGTCTATAGGTCCTATGTGACACCGAAGCTGGCCATCTTGCTTGTCGGCAGCAGCGCAATCGCGACGCTCGCCGCAATGGCCGCGCTTGCCGCCCTGCGTCGTGGCGCTGACCTGGCACGCCTGTTCAACCCTGCACTCCTGGTCGTCGTCACTCTCTATGTCGCGAGCGTCGCCATCTCGACCTTCTTCGGCATAGACCCCGCGGCGTCGCTCTTTGGCTACTTCCATAACCAGATGGGGCTGGTGCCAAAGCTCTGCTTCTTTGCCGTCTATTTCGGCGTCATCATCGCGGTCGGCAATGATGAATCAAGGATGCGGAAGCTGTTGTGGGCAATGGCCCTGACCGGCCTGGTCATTTCGGTTTATGCGGTCATTCAGTTTTTCGGCTATGACCCGTACGTTAAACCGGGCCTCTACACCTATGGCCCGCAAACAGGCCGTGTGCGCCGCGTCATCGGCATGATTGGACATGCCGACTATCTCGGCAATTTTCTGTTGTACACGACGCCGCTCGCCGCCGCGCTTGGTCTGTCAGCAAGGGGCCGCATCCGTCTAATTGCCTGGATTGCCGCCGGTGTGTCTCTAATGGCTATTCTATTGAGCGGCACCCGCGGCGCATGGCTCGGCATCATCGTGGCGGCGGCCCTCGTGGCGCTGCTTGAGATCAGGAGCGGCAGAAGCATCAAGGCCGGCGTCCCGCGAGCGGTATGGATTCGCCGGGCGGCGCTGGCGCTGGTGATTGTCGCGGTTGCGGCGGGCGTCATCGCTCTAAGCCCCGCGGCTCGCGGCATCGTCCTGCGGGCGCGGTC
This genomic interval carries:
- a CDS encoding HYR domain-containing protein, encoding MKKHPRTGTLLGAVLALIATTFLISPYGRMTANVSRPQETVQVGVHLLPAATRNGKHAKRANEVQLAIMSTPDFDAAEIDLASIVFAGAMVSTDAAGNFKTRLTDVDGDGLADLVVTLARSALQVGPEPTKVTFNAQTRSGRSLVGGDCARASGEPCGGGIISRQGEADSRVALNTKVINGGTTIVSAGATLVSESCTPANGAIDPNETVTVSLCIRNSGGASTTSALTGTLQATGGVTSPSGPQNYGAIAPSSIVCRNFTFTANGSCGGTLTASLQLQDGATNYGTLTYTFTLGVQNVVLTENFDGVSAPALPAGWTASQGTNLTGAPPWQTSTTSPDTAPNDAFSPSPNNVLDNRLDSPSISITTAAAQLTFRNFFDLNDSGGGFDGGVLEVSTDGGATWADITSAGIGGSFVQNGYNRTISVNFASPIAGRQAWSGTSGGYVTTIANLGANLAGKTIKLRWREASDNSVVANGWRVDTISITDGFTCCTAPACTITCPANITQSNDPNQCGAVVNYPAPTASGCGTVTCSPASGSFFPKGTTTVTCTTAGPSCSFTITVNDTQPPTITCPANQTAVTAQTCPFTNAATVTFPSPTASDNCPSVTVACTPPSGSTFALGTTTVTCTATDTSGNTATCSFTVTVFSGCLQDDANPGNVVLFNLATGDYRYCCNGTAFTGRGKVSIRGCIVQIDQSATDRRVQIKADFAAKTGTASLQIPVGTIRCTISDRNTTNNTCACGSGGGA